From a region of the Pelagicoccus enzymogenes genome:
- a CDS encoding DUF4384 domain-containing protein: protein MTSLLRRTLGRLALTLAAALPTFLFAQDYGTGLVFDEQAYRAVPYKAPVTAETYANLPASANLEKYTPTPGDQGPYSTCTAFAVGYHLRTILYGIEKQITHRGRLDQHIFSPTFVYERIKSEDDLDCMQGSSPVAALELLRTVGIPPLSTLPYQCGSAIGTEALLEATEYPIIDYQILYGTDLADDDPIKVKSVKKSLSEGSPVVVGFKVHQSFYKSGPLWRELESDAGPTGQHGLHAMVVVGYDDNKYGGAMRVMNSWSPKWADKGFVWIPYADFGRNCIMAMQAYGKRPKRATPVPGPDGVTPELAPLLKGKVIFQERDGTPMPAVKVAPPADPNTQIRYVGYRLARSYPSGTRFRFYITTNTDSYLYAFATDLTGNITTILPFADNMSPHIGPNSTIAFPSERKVVRMDNQPGTDYLLMLYSEEPLDIDALKEAMAANPGTLSLKIAQSLGNKIVPDKYIQYDSARIGFTVTEKTKGTVVPLMIEIPHH from the coding sequence ATGACTTCCCTCCTCCGCCGCACACTAGGCCGTCTCGCCCTCACCCTCGCAGCCGCCCTTCCCACCTTCCTTTTCGCCCAAGACTACGGCACCGGCCTAGTATTCGACGAACAAGCCTACCGCGCCGTCCCCTACAAGGCTCCCGTCACCGCCGAGACCTACGCCAATCTCCCCGCATCCGCCAACCTCGAGAAGTACACACCCACCCCCGGCGACCAAGGCCCCTACTCCACCTGCACCGCCTTCGCCGTCGGCTACCACCTTCGCACCATCCTCTACGGTATCGAAAAACAAATCACGCACCGCGGCCGACTCGACCAACACATCTTCTCCCCCACCTTCGTCTACGAACGCATCAAGAGCGAAGACGACCTCGACTGCATGCAAGGCTCCAGCCCTGTCGCCGCCCTCGAGCTCCTCCGTACTGTCGGCATCCCGCCTCTCTCCACGCTCCCCTACCAATGCGGCAGTGCCATCGGCACCGAAGCGCTTCTAGAAGCCACCGAGTATCCGATCATCGACTACCAAATCCTCTACGGAACCGATCTCGCTGACGACGACCCCATCAAAGTCAAATCCGTAAAAAAATCCCTATCCGAAGGCAGCCCCGTGGTCGTTGGCTTCAAAGTCCACCAAAGCTTCTACAAGTCCGGCCCGCTCTGGCGGGAACTCGAAAGCGATGCTGGCCCCACCGGCCAGCACGGCCTGCACGCCATGGTCGTAGTCGGCTACGACGACAACAAGTACGGCGGTGCTATGCGAGTCATGAACAGCTGGAGTCCCAAATGGGCCGACAAAGGATTCGTCTGGATCCCCTACGCCGACTTCGGCCGCAACTGCATCATGGCCATGCAAGCCTACGGCAAGCGCCCCAAACGCGCCACTCCCGTCCCCGGCCCCGACGGCGTTACCCCCGAACTCGCCCCCCTCCTCAAAGGCAAAGTCATTTTCCAAGAACGCGACGGCACCCCCATGCCCGCCGTCAAAGTCGCCCCTCCCGCCGACCCCAACACCCAAATCCGCTACGTCGGCTACCGCCTCGCCCGCTCCTATCCGTCCGGCACCCGCTTCCGCTTCTACATCACCACCAATACCGACAGCTACCTCTACGCCTTCGCCACGGACCTCACCGGCAACATCACCACCATCCTCCCCTTCGCCGACAACATGTCGCCGCACATCGGGCCCAACAGCACCATCGCCTTCCCCTCCGAACGCAAAGTCGTCCGCATGGACAACCAACCCGGCACCGACTACCTGCTCATGCTCTACTCCGAAGAGCCCCTCGACATCGACGCCCTGAAGGAAGCCATGGCCGCCAACCCCGGCACCCTCTCCCTCAAGATCGCCCAATCCCTCGGCAACAAAATCGTACCGGACAAATACATCCAGTACGACTCCGCCCGTATCGGCTTCACGGTTACGGAAAAAACCAAAGGCACCGTCGTCCCCCTCATGATCGAAATCCCCCACCACTAA